From a single Metopolophium dirhodum isolate CAU chromosome 6, ASM1992520v1, whole genome shotgun sequence genomic region:
- the LOC132947090 gene encoding adenylyl cyclase-associated protein 1, whose translation MSVQGFEDLINGPLTTFVQLSNQIGGDVATQAALVLSAFQAEFQFIKYASEHSAPSDTEKQKLLLPTSTKIQEIQTLREKNRGSPFFNHLSAISESIPALGWVAVSPTPAPYVKESNDTGQFYTNRVLKEWKEKNKTHVEWARTWVQLLVDLQAYVKQHHTTGLVWAKAGTKPSGGPPPPPPPCGLPPMDDLCLAPADPDATNRSALFAEINRGVDVTKSLKKVSPDMQTHKNPSMRASGPAPAVIGNSSGVSAPKPAVEKPPVFARDGKKWLVENQKNNTNLVVDGAEMNNVVYIFKCVNSTITVKNKINSIVMDSCKKSSVVFESLVSSAEFINCQSVQMQVLGKVPTITIDKTDGCQMYLSKDSLTTEIVTSKSSELNVMVPKADGDYSEYPIPEQFKTKIGPKGLNTVVIEASG comes from the exons ATGAGTGTACAAGGGTTTGAGGATCTAATTAATGGTCCTTTGACCACTTTTGTCCAATTATCCAATCAAATTGGTGGTGATGTAGCCACTCAAGCTGCACTTGTCCTTAGCGCTTTTCA GGCTGAATTTCAATTCATCAAATATGCCAGTGAACATAGTGCACCAAGTGACACTGAAAAGCAAAAGCTATTACTTCCTACAAGTACTAAAATCCAAGAGATCCAAACACTAAGAGAGAAAAATCGTGGTTCTCCATTTTTCAATCATCTCAGTGCCATCAGTGAAAGTATACCTGCATTAGGTTGGGTTGCTGTG tctcCTACCCCGGCTCCTTACGTTAAAGAAAGCAATGATACTGGTCAATTTTACACGAACCGTGTGCTTAAAGAATGGAAAGAAAA GAACAAAACTCATGTTGAGTGGGCAAGAACCTGGGTCCAACTTTTAGTTGATCTTCAAGCATATGTCAAACAACACCATACAACTGGATTGGTTTGGGCAAAAGCTGGAACAAAACCATCTGGAGGTCCACCACCCCCACCACCACCATGTGGATTGCCACCAATGGATGATTTATGTTTAGCCCCTGCTGATCCAGATGCTACTAACCGTTCAGCCTTATTTGCAGAAATCAATCGCGGTGTTGATGTCACTAAAA gCTTGAAAAAAGTATCTCCTGATATGCAAACCCACAAAAATCCCAGTATGAGAGCGAGTGGACCAGCCCCTGCTGTAATTGGTAATTCATCAGGTGTGTCAGCACCTAAACCAGCTGTTGAAAAACCTCCAGTGTTTGCTCGTGATGGTAAGAAGTGGCTTGTCGAAAACCAAAAGAACAATACTAATCTTGTGGTTGATGGTGCTGAAATGAATAATGTAGTGTACATATTTAAGTGTGTAAATTCCACTATCAcagtgaaaaacaaaatcaattcaATCGTTATGGATTCTTGTAAAAAATCATCTGTGGTATTTGAATCATTAGTCTCATCTGCTGAGTTTATTAATTGTCAGTCAGTTCAAATGCAAGTATTGGGTAAAGTGCCAACAATTACTATCGACAAAACTGATGGCTGCCAAATGTATTTAAGCAAGGATTCTTTGACTACTGAAATTGTTACATCCAAATCATCCGAATTGAACGTAATGGTTCCTAAGGCAGATGGAGATTATTCTGAATATCCAATACCTGAACAATTTAAGACAAAAATTGGACCTAAAGGTCTTAATACTGTTGTTATTGAAGCTTCTgggtaa